The proteins below are encoded in one region of Microbacterium pygmaeum:
- a CDS encoding CPBP family intramembrane glutamic endopeptidase, with product MWQSDKVTSRSAFENVRLTTEPASRTRLTWEICILLAITVGQSALYSVLSLLRASLRSTPIGQQQTQLNPNRDAEALWNVLYQFLGIFFGLALVAMVVYLLWEPGQNALRRIGLDFSRFGGDLGRGFLLAAVIGIPGLALYAGARMLGLNVAVVASPLDSAWWIVPLLVLSAVRAGLTEEVIFIAYLFDRLRRLGWSWWAIILSTAALRGAYHAYQGVGAIVGNFVMGVVFGWCYRRWGRIMPLVIAHTLLDIVAFVGYPLAAALWPAVFAPAPSSTGTPTPSPSGAP from the coding sequence ATGTGGCAATCTGACAAGGTGACCTCCAGATCGGCGTTCGAGAATGTGCGATTGACGACAGAGCCGGCATCCCGAACCCGGCTCACCTGGGAGATCTGCATCCTCCTGGCCATCACGGTCGGGCAGTCTGCGCTGTACTCGGTGCTGTCGCTGCTGCGCGCGTCGCTGCGCAGCACGCCCATCGGCCAGCAGCAGACGCAGCTGAACCCGAACCGCGATGCGGAAGCGCTCTGGAACGTGCTCTACCAGTTCCTCGGCATCTTCTTCGGGCTGGCGCTGGTCGCGATGGTGGTCTACCTGCTGTGGGAACCGGGTCAGAACGCGCTGCGGCGCATCGGCCTGGACTTCAGCCGGTTCGGCGGGGATCTGGGCCGCGGCTTCCTGCTCGCGGCCGTCATCGGCATCCCCGGCCTCGCCCTGTACGCGGGAGCCCGGATGCTGGGGCTCAACGTCGCCGTCGTCGCCTCGCCCCTGGATTCGGCGTGGTGGATCGTGCCGCTCCTCGTGCTCTCGGCGGTCCGGGCCGGGCTCACCGAAGAGGTCATCTTCATCGCGTACCTGTTCGACCGGCTGCGTCGCCTGGGCTGGTCGTGGTGGGCGATCATCCTCTCGACGGCAGCGCTGCGCGGGGCGTATCACGCATACCAGGGCGTCGGAGCGATCGTCGGCAACTTCGTGATGGGCGTCGTCTTCGGCTGGTGCTACCGCCGGTGGGGGCGGATCATGCCGCTCGTGATCGCCCACACCCTGCTGGATATCGTCGCGTTCGTCGGCTACCCGCTCGCCGCCGCGCTCTGGCCCGCGGTCTTCGCGCCCGCGCCGTCCTCGACCGGCACCCCGACGCCCTCGCCCTCCGGGGCGCCGTAG